The following proteins come from a genomic window of Trifolium pratense cultivar HEN17-A07 linkage group LG4, ARS_RC_1.1, whole genome shotgun sequence:
- the LOC123924087 gene encoding macrophage migration inhibitory factor homolog — protein MPCLNLSTNVNLEGVDTSSILSEATSTVASIIGKPEAYVMIVLKGSVPISFGGTEQPAAYGELVSIGGLGPDVNKKLSAAVAAILETKLSVPKNRFFLKFYDTKGSNFGWNGSTF, from the exons ATGCCGTGCCTCAACCTCTCCACCAACGTTAACCTCGAAGGTGTCGACACCTCTTCCATCCTATCTGAAGCCACTTCCACCGTCGCATCTATCATCGGAAAACCTGAAGCG TATGTGATGATTGTACTGAAAGGATCAGTACCCATATCTTTTGGTGGGACTGAGCAGCCAGCAGCTTATGGAGAATTGGTGTCCATTGGTGGTCTTGGGCCTGATGTGAACAAGAAGCTTAGTGCTGCAGTTGCTGCAATTCTTGAGACCAAGTTGTCTGTGCCCAAGAATCGATTCTTCTTGAAATTCTATGACACCAAG GGTTCCAACTTTGGATGGAACGGTTCTACATTCTGA
- the LOC123923506 gene encoding PRA1 family protein B4-like — protein sequence MASTAPPVLPVANIPPPPPSSTATATGSDAPANSPAVRVLINNLSESLRNGLAQRRPWTELVDRSAFSKPESFSEATIRVRKNYSYFRVNYYAIVAGILAVSLLTNPFSLILLVGLLASWTFLYLFRPSDRPLVIFGRTFTDFETLGILSGLTLFVVFLTSVGSVLVSALMLGVAAVCIHGAFRAPEDLFLDEQENSQVTGFLSFLRAPAAAAAVPSVTGRV from the coding sequence ATGGCATCCACCGCACCACCTGTCCTTCCCGTCGCCAACATCCCTCCTCCACCACCTTCATCAACCGCCACCGCTACCGGATCTGATGCTCCCGCAAACTCCCCTGCCGTTCGTGTCCTCATCAACAACCTCTCCGAGTCTCTCCGTAACGGCCTCGCTCAGCGTCGTCCATGGACAGAGCTTGTCGATCGCTCCGCTTTCTCAAAGCCGGAATCATTCTCCGAAGCCACGATCCGTGTCCGCAAGAATTACTCCTACTTCCGTGTCAATTACTACGCCATCGTCGCCGGAATCCTTGCGGTGTCGCTTCTCACGAATCCGTTTTCTCTGATTCTTCTCGTCGGTCTTCTCGCTTCGTGGACATTCCTCTACCTTTTCCGTCCTTCCGATCGTCCTCTTGTTATCTTCGGTCGCACATTCACCGATTTTGAAACCCTAGGTATTCTCTCAGGACTCACTCTCTTCGTTGTTTTCCTCACCAGCGTTGGTTCGGTGCTTGTCTCCGCTTTGATGCTCGGTGTCGCTGCTGTTTGTATCCACGGTGCATTCCGTGCTCCTGAGGATCTCTTCCTTGATGAACAAGAAAATTCTCAGGTTACGGGTTTCCTCTCCTTCCTCCGTGCTCCTGCTGCTGCAGCCGCTGTTCCTTCTGTCACCGGACGCGTTTAG
- the LOC123924309 gene encoding probably inactive leucine-rich repeat receptor-like protein kinase IMK2 has product MENNTWHNAKDLIFGLNPFQKCRKNQKGSFILLSFLLFVCFSVEPVLGHLWDGVVVTQSDFQSLRAIKNELIDSKGVLKSWNDSGLGACSGNWVGIKCLKGEVIAIQLPWKSLGGKISEKIGQLQSLRKLSLHDNALVGSIPFSLGFLPNLRGLYLFNNKLSGSIPLSIANCPMLQSFDVSHNSLIGKIPSGLANSTRIFRINLSYNSLSGSIPSSFTMSHTLTILSLEFNNLTGPIPSELGKLTRLRILDLSNNAINGSFPLSFSNLSSLVSLNVENNHLENHVPNTFENLHNLSVINLKNNKFDGKIPSTLGNISNISQIDLSQNKFVGEIPDSFTKLANLSSFNVSHNNLSGHVPSLLSKKFNASSFEGNFGLCGYISSKPCPSPSPPPHNLPAQSPEEPPSKKHHRKLSTKDIILIVAGVLLLILLLLCCFLLCCLVRKRASSSRKSSKAAKAAASARSVEKGGPAGGEVVSGGEAGGKLVHFDGPFVFTADDLLCATAEIMGKSAYGTAYKATLEDGNQVAVKRLREKTTKGQKEFEAEVASLGKIRHQNLLALRAYYLGPKGEKLLVFDYMSRGSLASFLHARGPEIIVEWPTRMKIAIGITNGLCCLHNQENIVHGNLTSSNIQLDEQTNPHITDFGLSRLMTTSANTNIIATAGSLGYNAPELSKTKKPTTKTDVYSLGVILLELLTGKPPGEPTNGMDLPQWVASIVKEEWTNEVFDLELMRDAPTIGDELLNTLKLALHCVDPSPSARPEVKQVLQQLEEIKPELVEAEVDDDGAKVQTNE; this is encoded by the exons ATGGAGAACAATACTTGGCATAATGCTAAAGATTTGATTTTTGGCTTAAACCCATTTCAGAAATGTAGAAAAAATCAAAAGggtagttttattttattgagttttttactttttgtatgTTTTAGTGTTGAACCTGTTTTAGGTCATTTATGGGATGGTGTTGTTGTAACACAATCTGATTTTCAATCTCTAAGGGCTATTAAAAATGAACTTATTGATTCAAAAGGGGTTTTGAAAAGCTGGAATGATAGTGGTTTAGGTGCTTGTTCAGGTAATTGGGTTGGAATCAAATGTTTGAAAGGTGAAGTTATTGCAATTCAACTTCCTTGGAAAAGTTTAGGTGGAAAAATTTCTGAGAAAATTGGTCAACTTCAATCTCTTAGGAAATTAAGTCTTCATGATAATGCACTTGTTGGTTCAATTCCTTTTTCTCTTGGTTTTCTTCCTAATCTTAGAGGTCTTTATCTTTTCAATAACAAGCTTTCAGGTTCTATTCCTCTTTCTATTGCTAATTGTCCAATGCTTCAATCTTTTGATGTTAGTCATAATTCACTTATTGGTAAAATTCCTTCTGGTTTAGCAAATTCAACTAGGATTTTCAGGATTAATTTGAGTTATAATTCACTTTCTGGTTCAATTCCTAGTTCATTCACTATGTCACATACTTTAACTATTCTTTCTCTTGAATTCAATAATTTAACTGGTCCTATTCCAAGTGAATTAGGTAAACTTACAAGGCTTAGAATTCTTGATCTTTCAAACAATGCTATCAATGGTAGTTTTCCTTTAAGCTTCTCTAATCTGTCTTCTCTTGTTTCATTGAATGTTGAAAACAATCATCTTGAAAACCATGTGCCTAATACTTTTGAAAATTTACATAACCTTTCTGTGATTAACTTGAAGAACAATAAGTTTGATGGTAAAATTCCATCAACACTTGGAAACATCTCAAACATTAGTCAAATTGATTTGTCTCAGAACAAATTTGTTGGTGAAATTCCTGATTCTTTTACTAAACTAGCAAATCTAAGTTCATTCAATGTCTCTCATAACAATCTATCTGGTCATGTTCCATCTCTACTTTCCAAAAAATTCAATGCTAGTTCATTTGAAGGGAACTTTGGTCTATGTGGTTACATAAGTTCAAAACCATGTCCTtcaccatcaccaccacctcATAATCTTCCAGCTCAATCACCAGAAGAACCTCCCTCAAAGAAACATCACAGAAAATTGAGCACAAAGGACATAATCCTCATAGTAGCTGGTGttcttttgttgattttgttattACTTTGCTGCTTTTTGCTTTGTTGTTTGGTCAGGAAAAGAGCTTCTTCAAGCAGAAAGAGTAGCAAAGCTGCCAAAGCTGCTGCTTCTGCTAGGAGTGTGGAGAAAGGCGGTCCAGCTGGTGGTGAAGTTGTATCAGGAGGTGAAGCTGGTGGAAAACTAGTTCACTTTGATGGACCATTTGTGTTCACTGCTGATGATCTTTTGTGTGCTACTGCTGAGATAATGGGGAAAAGTGCTTATGGAACAGCTTACAAGGCAACATTGGAAGATGGTAATCAAGTTGCTGTGAAGAGGTTGAGGGAGAAGACTACTAAAGGACAGAAGGAGTTTGAAGCTGAGGTTGCTTCACTTGGCAAAATCAGACATCAAAATCTGTTAGCTCTTAGAGCTTACTATCTTGGACCTAAGGGAGAGAAGCTTCTTGTGTTTGATTACATGAGTAGAGGAAGCCTAGCATCATTCCTTCATG CTCGCGGACCTGAAATCATCGTCGAGTGGCCAACAAGGATGAAAATAGCAATTGGAATCACCAATGGGCTATGTTGCCTTCACAATCAAGAGAATATAGTACATGGCAATCTGACCTCAAGCAACATACAATTAGATGAGCAAACAAATCCTCACATCACAGATTTTGGTCTTTCAAGACTAATGACAACTTCTGCCAATACAAACATCATTGCTACAGCAGGAAGTCTTGGCTATAATGCACCAGAGCTTTCAAAGACGAAGAAACCGACCACAAAAACCGACGTTTACAGCCTCGGTGTTATCCTTTTGGAACTCTTAACTGGTAAACCACCTGGAGAACCAACCAATGGAATGGACTTGCCTCAATGGGTTGCATCGATAGTTAAAGAAGAGTGGACCAATGAAGTGTTTGATTTGGAACTCATGAGGGATGCACCAACCATAGGAGATGAACTTCTTAATACATTGAAATTAGCTTTACATTGTGTTGATCCTTCACCTTCTGCAAGGCCAGAAGTTAAGCAAGTTTTGCAGCAACTAGAGGAGATTAAGCCAGAATTGGTTGAAGCTGAAGTTGATGATGATGGAGCTAAGGTTCAAACAAATGAATAA
- the LOC123922012 gene encoding ATP-dependent DNA helicase PIF1-like has translation MKKKTIFTQNKETLNFTAIQPNPVESLSALQVPFSSRTSASAAILSLSPPRFYLSPPWFFRFHLPISIDHRILYYVTGEQRDYLSSNSVDMSDVNDLGIYEAITPEFLNSLRTSGLPNHHIKLKIGTPIMLMRNLDQAEGLCNGTRLIITKMADHVIEGKIMSGKHARNVTYIARMTTSPSQSPWPFKLSRTQFPIVVSYAMTINKSQGQSLDSVGLYLPKSVFSHGQLYIALSRVKSKKGLKILINNGNSDEPNSTTNVVFK, from the coding sequence atgaaaaaaaaaaccattttcacACAAAACAAAGAAACCCTAAACTTCACTGCGATTCAACCTAACCCGGTTGAGTCTCTTTCCGCTCTCCAGGTTCCATTTTCATCAAGAACGTCTGCTTCCGCTGCGATTCTGTCTCTCTCTCCGCCGCGGTTCTATCTCTCTCCTCCGTGGTTCTTCAGGTTCCATCTTCCTATCTCTATTGACCACCGTATTTTATATTATGTCACAGGAGAACAAAGAGATTATCTCAGTTCCAATAGTGTTGATATGTCTGATGTTAATGACCTAGGAATTTATGAGGCAATTACACCTGAGTTTTTAAACTCTCTTCGCACGTCAGGATTACCAAATCATCATATAAAGTTGAAAATTGGTACCCCGATTATGCTGATGAGAAACTTAGACCAAGCTGAAGGATTGTGTAACGGAACAagattaataataacaaaaatggCTGACCATGTAATAGAGGGAAAAATTATGTCAGGAAAACATGCTAGGAATGTCACATATATTGCAAGAATGACTACATCACCATCACAATCCCCGTGGCCTTTTAAATTGTCAAGAACACAATTTCCTATAGTTGTCTCATATGCAATGACAATTAACAAGTCACAAGGTCAGTCACTTGACAGTGTAGGACTGTATTTACCAAAATCAGTTTTTAGTCACGGTCAATTGTACATCGCTCTTTCTAGAGTTAAAAGCAAAAAAGGATTGAAGATTTTAATCAACAATGGAAATTCAGATGAACCTAACTCAACAACGAATGTTGTCTTCAAATAA
- the LOC123921688 gene encoding uncharacterized protein LOC123921688 yields the protein MTHQGSDLEESLVQRQEKINAACSLLFQLGFGENLFTIENIYEHGFTDNEFLEFIEPLTSIADLETDVDELEHISTYLPFKVSQSQSYICLPPYDFGHFLEFMNGLNGSEGPKTLDDVSTRIKKKKKNLEKNELTKGEVDLAQMLVAYAASRRLARTNILYEIEELKRRQKEMEMEYARIDDDLRTKLGPLYDYKEPSIYELRIEAYKLYEEDCKSKGIIAIPKYHEMGFKKAMDAFGDIVKERRRLATYVNDPIRKENIKNHFKGMILMFAGDKTDHGDTKIVYKFASELSEGVYDEPNLPSSKRARSGKKRKDVHSRKTKKIKYES from the coding sequence ATGACTCATCAAGGTAGTGACTTAGAAGAATCACTTGTTCAAAGGCAAGAGAAGATCAATGCTGCATGTTCCTTACTATTTCAACTTGGTTTCGGTGAAAATCTGTTTACCATAGAGAATATCTATGAACATGGCTTCACCGACAATGAATTTCTGGAGTTCATCGAACCACTTACTTCAATCGCAGATCTGGAGACCGATGTGGACGAATTAGAACATATCTCCACTTATCTCCCCTTCAAAGTTAGTCAATCTCAATCATATATATGTTTACCGCCTTATGATTTCGGTCACTTCCTTGAATTTATGAACGGTTTGAATGGTTCAGAAGGTCCAAAAACGTTGGATGATGTATCCACAAggataaagaagaagaagaaaaatctaGAAAAGAACGAACTAACAAAAGGTGAAGTTGACTTAGCACAAATGCTGGTTGCTTATGCTGCTTCTCGTAGGCTAGCTCGCACGAACATTCTCTATGAGATCGAGGAATTAAAGAGACGACAAAAGGAGATGGAGATGGAATATGCAAGAATTGATGATGATTTGAGGACAAAGTTAGGTCCTCTTTATGATTACAAAGAGCCTTCTATATATGAGTTGAGGATAGAGGCTTATAAGCTTTATGAGGAGGATTGTAAGTCTAAGGGAATAATTGCCATCCCTAAGTATCATGAGATGGGATTTAAGAAAGCAATGGATGCTTTTGGCGACATTGTGAAAGAGCGTCGTCGCCTTGCTACATACGTGAATGATCCTATTAGAAAAGAGAACATTAAGAACCACTTCAAAGGGATGATTTTGATGTTTGCCGGTGATAAGACTGATCACGGTGATACAAAAATTGTTTATAAGTTTGCGAGTGAATTGTCTGAGGGAGTTTATGATGAGCCAAACCTTCCATCTTCAAAGAGGGCACGAAGTGGTAAGAAGAGAAAGGACGTGCACAGCCGGAAaactaagaaaataaaatatgaatcatga
- the LOC123921689 gene encoding uncharacterized protein LOC123921689, giving the protein MDDPPPLQKIAISGPTLASLIHRFSTTTSSSSIDGLLFGHVTFVTPLNLSDDSSDTSQTLLATVTGFLTSSSFHNTSGTINTTSLRRLIPHNTSLLGWFSGRRRTPLRPSLREFTITSSLSSLSQFSSTIKANSDSNSNSFSSSSSSSLNFNPSLFFLLASPISDQTSHIHTHDYRAYQFITGTQSFNPVSVDIINIGPAFRGHYGSFIPNSPFPALDCQLSYSPMIRDDDDEKLSKMKQAAKDQRELDICSEGFEVGRLSKLMGSEAKNYTQSLEDLYLKMLVKIENLTALVEESSAKVLQQENHNKKLKHKILRSAAAE; this is encoded by the exons ATGGACGACCCACCACCGTTACAAAAAATCGCAATCTCCGGTCCAACACTAGCCTCACTAATCCACCGCTTCTCAACCACAACCTCATCTTCCTCAATCGACGGCCTTCTCTTCGGCCACGTCACCTTCGTCACCCCTCTCAACCTCTCCGACGACTCCTCCGACACTTCTCAAACCCTCCTCGCCACCGTCACCGGTTTTCTCACCTCCTCTTCCTTCCATAACACCTCCGGTACAATCAACACCACCTCCCTCCGTCGTCTCATTCCTCATAACACTTCCCTCCTTGGTTGGTTCTCCGGTCGCCGCCGTACTCCTCTCCGTCCATCGCTCCGCGAATTTACCATCACTTCATCTCTTTCATCTCTCTCCCAATTCTCTTCCACCATTAAAGCTAATTCCGATTCCAATTCAaattctttctcttcttcttcatcttcttccctcAATTTCAACCCTAGCTTGTTCTTTCTTCTCGCTTCACCAATTTCCGATCAAACCTCTCACATTCATACTCATGATTACCGTGCTTACCAGTTCATAACTGGAACCCAATCTTTCAACCCGGTTTCGGTCGATATCATCAACATTGGTCCGGCTTTTCGGGGACATTATGGATCTTTTATCCCTAATTCACCATTTCCTGCACTTGATTGTCAGCTGAGTTACTCTCCGATGATTCGCGACGATGATGACGAGAAGTTGAGTAAGATGAAGCAAGCTGCTAAAGATCAGAGGGAGTTGGATATTTGTTCTGAGGGGTTTGAGGTTGGAAGGTTGAGTAAGTTGATGGGTTCTGAGGCTAAGAATTATACACAGAGTTTGGAGGATTTGTACCTTAAAATGCTTGTCAAGATTGAAAATTTGACTGCATTGGTTGAGGAGAGTTCAGCTAAGGTTCTTCAGCAG gaaaatcataataaaaagtTGAAACACAAAATTTTGAGATCTGCTGCTGCAGAATAA